The nucleotide sequence AACGTCGATCTCTGGCCGCTGATGGGGGCGGAGGACGGGAGCACAACGATCTCGTCGGTTTCGGTGGGGAAGAACTGCGTGTCAGCGATCTCTTCGGTTCGTTGCTTCAGATCTTTCATGCGCTCGACGACCTTCGCCAACAGTGATGCTTTATCTGTCTGCGGAGGACATGAGAGGAGTTGAAGCTTAAACGGAGGGGAAAGAAAAGCCTAACCCTAAAAGCAACCCTAGAAATCATAGCTACTTTCTGGTATGACGCttcttcccaaccctaaccctagtctCCCGATCAGCGACGGATTCGATCTAGCgcagtgaagaagaagaagaagaagaagaagaagtttcccTAACCCTAATCCTGTCATTTCTTCTTGGGAAGAACAAACACTACAACAATCACAAACCCTAACCTGATCTCTTCACCAAACTGACAAACCGAAGCAAAGCCAAACTCGAAGCAGGCAAGTAGTAGAACAACGTGAGAGCAGGACCTTGGGGTCACAGGCAAGAATAGATCGGAGACGGTCGAGGTGGGACTTGATCCTCTCCCTTCGTCGCCTCTCGGCCTCCCTGTGGTTCCTGGTCGCGGCCAGTGCTCGATCCATGGGCGTGGCGTCGATGGCGTCACCgctcatctccatctccatctccatctccatgtgAGGGTAAAACGAGGACACAAAGTATGCAGGCAAACCGTTCGACATCGCCGCCTGATCTCTCCCTCCTCGGCTCGCCGACAGCGTTGGGTACATGTCCCGAGCTCTACAGATCAGAACTCATTCTCCTCATAGGCGAAATATATAAGTGGTCGGACTCCTGGATTCCACTTTGCCGTGTTTATCGCGCATCAAAGATTAAAGGAGCTGccacgcgagagagagagaggaaaggttAGCTGTCTGCATCATTCTGTAGAAGCTCTTGGGAAAAGCAATGGTCCACTGACATGCATGGGTAGAGGTGGCATGCAGTAACTCTTGAGGTGTGTAGCAAATCTTTCCATGTTCTCAAGACAAGAGGAGAGAGAAACCGGGACTTGCACTAACTCCATTTTTGCTGCTGCACTTATCAGCTAATCCCTCTGCACACACCAGTGAATTGACTTCAGTATGGCTTTGGAGCTGACATGGGCGGATCATCTGCAGGTATACATGCAAAAGGAAGTCACACTTTTGAGTTGCTTGTATTTGTCCATTATGGAAAAGAGTGATATATAGGAAATGACATGTACGAGACTTGAGACGTATGGAAAGCTATGCTATGACTCCTATCAAGATGATGACTCTCCACTGCTCTGTTCTCTCGAGGCCTCAAAAGGAAGAGAACATTGGCTTATGTACGTGCTACAAAGACGTCAATTAAATCCAATCTCAAATATGACTAAGagtaaaagaaaaggaaatgcGATTTAAACGGGTCGAGAAATGGACGTGATCCGCTAAGCAATGAAATGGGAAACGCTACCAAATCACACGGCCCACCATATTCTGACTTACACGTGGTGATCATCCGTGCCTCGCAAAAAGAAACCTCGGCACTCAACATCCTACGTCCGAGTCGATGAGATCAACGGCTGAGATTTGATGAATTTTTAGCGCTTAAATAGGTCTTCCCCGATACGTTATTACCAACGCGCGCGGTTGCCGGCGCGTTCGGGCTTCTCTCACCCCCACCGAACTCGACACCCGGTTTTGTTTGCGGAGGAGGAGAGGCGAAGCGAACGGCGAGGCTGAGCCAACTCGATCGCTCAAATCTCTCCTCTCCCAACCGACCCCTTCTTTCCATTTCCCTGTCATTTATACTCGATCGCTTCGCTCCGAATCAAAGAATCAAAGAACTCTTATTGTATCCGATGGTGACTGGAATTAGGAAGGGGAGGAATTCCTGATCGCTCCTCAGGTTTGCTTGCCGTCTTCGTTTCAGGTGTCTTTCCTCATCTCTTTAGTCAAAATACCGTGAATCGGGCATACTGTTTCTGTTTGACTTTTTCATTCGAGTATAATGATTGTGTTGGTGTTGCGTGttgtaatcaattgataattgagaaTTGGTAAACCTGATTCAATCGCCGAATTAATTCTTGTTGTACGATCATTCTTTGTTTAGCTGGATTCATGAAACTCTCTGCGCGTTAGGATTTGGAAAGGGTAGACTAGCCCAGCCGAGGGCAGGATGATGAAGTTCTCACAGCCTTGTCGATGATCTTATACTTGTGATGACACAAGAAAATTTTGTTTTCCTGTAGTTCTGGCATTTTGCGAGGAGGAGTTGTAACCAATAACAACAGGGAATATCAAATGCGCTCTTATTACGTCACAAGATTAGCCTCATATAGCAATGATGTTTTCTCCACTAGACTTTTCTCCTGGTGGCAATGCAGTTGGTATAGCCTGTCTTGGATCTTTTAGACTCTTCAAAGTAGGTTATTCATGATTTGCTGCTAATATGAAGACTCTAGCATTGCCAAGGGACAATTTTTTGAAAGATTACTTGAGTCACTATACCATTTACATCCTACTTATGCATATTGTGACGTCTCTGCCCTTTCAGTAGCTTTAttgaatcatatcatgaatagcaGTAGCAAGTACACCTGTTAATGTGCTCTTGGCAAATGTCCTGGACTATCCTATCAGTCCTCTGAAATTTGGTTTAAATGCCGGAATACTGTGCTAGAGATATATATGGAACTCACTTGAAAAGGAGGAGTTTTCAATCAAGGAATCAAGAAATTTGAAAGGCTCTTTTAGATCCTTTCTTCTACGTGTGTTGTCAGGAATATATTCACTACTTTCCATTGTATGTTAGATCTTTCTTTCAAATGTTCAGAACCTTTTCTTATAAATCTCACTGGTTGGTGTTTCTGTTATCTGTTCTCCTTTTGTTCAACATTTTTTGAACTTGTAACTTGCTATGAGGCTGATTATGACATGTTACATTGCACTTGATTTATGCTAAAAGGAAGTTATATAGTTCATACTTGTTGATCAATCATTATTATCGTTAGATGTGAAAAGTACTAAAAGGTCATACAGTCACTTATCCCATATTTAACGGCGGTTTGCAGCAAGTCCAATCCCATGTCTCAGTTAGTATCTTTAACTTGTACTTCACTACTGTCATGTTGAGATGGCAATTCTATTGATTAATTGATTATTGTATACAATAGGTTAATTTGTCTATAGATATTAATGCCTTGAAAAAAGTCTCCCGTAAATCATTTGGAGATAAGATTTGCATCTGTTGACACCACAAGTCATCCAGAAAGATGAATTTGACAATTGATTGATAGAGCGGCTGTGAAAATCTTCTCATGAACTAAAACAATCTGTGGTGATAACTAGTTGCAGTTGGTTATGCTGATCTTCTCTGTGCCACTTATCTATACTAGATTGATGTCCTCAAATTCCAAGTCCATCATATCTTCTCTCACTATCTTTGAACTCTACTTCCTTTCTTAGCAATTGGTATTTGGATCAACTTATTTTTCCTGTCATGGACTTAATGGTCTTCTCTGAACATGTCCAAACATCCTTGAACAATAACCTCTCATTGTATCCCCAGCTGGTGCTATCTTCAGCTAACAATTAAGATGAGATACATGATGCAACCTGTTGACTCATAAAATAATGAATTATTACATACTCTGAAATGTAAATATTGAAGCAATATTAGTCTTCTTTAGTATGATAATGTGGATGGCTTACAAAGTTAGTTTTTTCTGTTTTTGACAACTGTACTGATAGTATCAACATAACTTTTAAATGCTTTATACTTGCATAATATTGATATTCCCAAATATTTTGTATTTAGTTCGATGTTACAGGGTAGTACTTGATGGATTGCTATAGATTTTTACTGCATAGTTTGTTACTTCTAATTTGATCTGTTTACAATGATACAGGTACTAAGTATGTTACTTTTCTCTGAAGTGCATCAGATTGCCGTGCACTGCTTTTGATAATAATGCTGATACAGAACATTTTCTTTAAGTTTGGGCGCTGGACTAGTTTCTTCTCATTGACATTTGCTCCCATTGCCAGTTTTCCATCCACTTCAAAAATGTCAAGCATAGAACAGTGATGGGTTTTGACAACATACCAAAATTGAGTGTTATGGGTAGGATTCAACATTGCAGTTCCAGTGCTTGCAGGCACAGGGTTGATGAAATGGAGACGAGCAATTGCTTAACCAAAGGAAGAATGTGCAGTTCATTGAACAGCTGCACATATGTGTTACTCCAGCCAAAGTTTGTAATTAACAATCCTAGTAAAGTGAATGTTCATCATCCTGCTTATGTTTTGTAAAGATTTTTGTTTATGGCATTGCTTTAAGTTCAAATCTTCtttctcccttaatttattttcttttacttaTACTTTGTAGCAAGGTTTTAAACCTTGGTCAAATACTGGTTTTCACACATTTGGATCGGCATAGTGCCAGTACACTAGGTGGTATACTGATTTTTCACCTCTCAGTATcattgaaaaaataataaaagaataaataCTAACTGGTACAACCTATATGGTCTGGCACCAATCCCTATAAATTCCCATTGGTATATATCAGTTCAATCAGTAACTGTATCCTTCCTTTTCAGTACCATTTTGTTTTTATCTCTTTTCAGTTCTTTTCTCCGTAACCCACTAAGATATGGTTTTTGGTGCATGAGTCATAATTGGATATGAAGTATATTATAATGTTCAATGTGGGCTTAATGCTGATATGTGCTTGTCTAGCTTGACCATACCTTGTATTGTTAGGCTCAGGTCAACCACAATCAACAAGCTTGTATTATGTGTTATTATCTCATTCAGTTGAATTATAGTTTGGTAGTTGCTATTTGTGGCACTTGTTTTATTCATGGATAATTTATGTAATGTAGATGCACCAAGAGAGTTGCATATGATTTTAATAAAGTTATGATATGGTTTCTAAAGATAACTTTTGGTAGGATTTAGAAAAGAATCATGGATTTTAGAAATTATATATTAATGTGATAAAAGTTATGTCTTTATATTTGTCTCTTGATTGATTTCTAAAatcattcatatatttttttgctAAAGTCATTACTCCATTATTGTTCTCTCTGATTGATTACTAAAATTATTCATATATCTTTTCTCCTTTCAGTGAAGAATATGATTGGAGAAGACAGCCAAGGGATATATTTTCCAGAGATCTGTTAATCTGGAATATGCTACACACTGATAAGAGCCAGTTTATATTCTCCAGTGTTTGTGATTCACAGCATCTACATGATCCTCAATATAAGTCCTCTTGCAATGACATGGAAATAGGAGGTGTTGCAAGCAAGGTGCTTAAATTGATAGTTTTACTCCATTCCAACATCAAAAAGCTTGATGGTTTTTAGTGTTTTGCTCCATGTCTTGGTTGGCAGTAGTGTTGGACAATTTTATAGAATATATCCATATGAACCGTGTGGTGCACCACACATTATAAGGTTCTTTAGGTTCTTACGTGCTACCTGAATACATATTTTTCTATTGAAGTGACTTTCTACTCCTCTGTTGAATAATTAAATGTGGGGTTTGTCCTATTATGCAATGAATCTGCGATGTAAAACGGTAGTGCCAGTTGGATATTTAGGTCTTTCATAAACGTTAAAGAACATGCAGTTAAAACTTAAAGGGAAGAGAGGAAGATTCACTTTGTCTATTTATTAAATTCATTGTGACAGGTTTTAAGCTAAACTAAGCCTCTAAATTGTATGACATTGTGTTAGTTTCTAAGACCAAATTTACACACTTCTACTGTGTTTCACTGTTTGCTTAATCTTGCCTACTAAAAGTTTGGATTTAACACACTAAAGTCGAAATGCTAATATCAACTAAAAAGAAGATTTAACCGTGATGGAGAACAACCTTGTTGTTGAGTGATACGAGATCTTATATTGCCCAACCTAACTAGGAATaaccatgaaaaatatatatttgatgagAACCTACATTACATCAAATATGCCTTTTGTATCCTTTTTTGATGCACTTAATGGCTTGGATGAAATTGAGAAACGCTCAAGACTGCTAATATGAAGGATCAACAATTGCTGTTAGGTTTGACAATCTTCAAAAATTAACTGAACTTTGTAGTAAACTAGAAATCAAATTGCTTGGGCTTGAGTCACTTTGGCCATTTATGGTCATGATTTAAGTGCTGATCCAGTTACAAAATCTATCAGACAAGTACATCCTGGTCAGAACAGCAATATGATTCATAAGCAAAATTACATTTTGCAACTTATTtggtattttttatgattttttttttctttttagttttgaTGAGTATTGGCCATTTCACTAAGTAGATATGAAATTCTGATTTATTAGTTTCATGCTGATGCTTGATTGCTATGCTTGTCCAATTAGGTGAACcaaataattttgaattatttaacGTGTTGTTTGCAGTTCTTTGGATTTATGCCAAAATTTGTGAAGATAGTAGAAGTTGGACCTAGAGATGGTTTACAAAATGAAAAGCTCACTATACCTGCAGCTATAAAGGTTCAATTGATACAGAAGTTGGTTTCCTCTGGATTATCTGTTATCGAGGCCACAAGTTTTGTCTCTCCAAAATGGGTACCACAGGTAATATGGATTTATTCTCTCATCATTAAATAGTCCATATTAGCATAGAAATTTGTTCTTTTAGTTTGGTTGTTCTCCCAATAATCTTTCAAGAACTTAAGAACATAATTGAAGATTCCACAATGGTACCTATATGTTCTTTCATGTACAGTTCGTTGGCATATTATAAAGTTGCATACTCTTTCACAACCAGAAGAAAGAATGCAATAAACCATGTCCTATAATTCATAATGAACAATGCTGCACTGTTCAATACATTTAGCTTTAGTGAGATCTGTAATggagaataataattttaatagtaTATGTAATTCTCAACTATAATATTGTAAAGCTCAAAGTGTTGTGATGAATATGAAATTTGTGCATCTATCCGGAGCCAGTTTATAGATGTAATCCTTGTAAATTGTAATATTATTTAATTGATTTTGTATTTTATTATAGCTAGCAGATGCAAAGGATGTCATGCAAGCCATTCATGTTGTGCATGGTGTCAAGTTTCctgtcttaactccaaatctcaaAGTAAGTTTCATAGATCAAGTCTTattttgacaatctgaagtagcaTGTATCCATCAAAGCAAGAGGCAATAGTTGATAATTACATATGAAATATGCAGGGTTTTGAAGCAGCTATTGCATCTGGCGCCAAGGAAGTTGTCATATTTGCATCAGCTTCTGAGTCCTTTTCTAAGTCGAACATCAATTGCACCATTGAAGAGAGCCTTACTCGTTATCATGAAGTTGTTGTTGCTGCAAAAGGACTTGCAATACCTGTTCGTGGGTATGATGCTCCTACTAACTTATAGTagcatattttcatatttttaagaGTGATAGCTTTCAGTTTATTATACAAAGGTTCTGTAGTATTCACTTGAATTACCTTTCTAGAATGTTATTTTTTTACATCTTTATTATGTTTAGTCAAATGGGTTTTAGCTCAAACAACCACTATTTCAGTGACAGCACATTAAATATTGTAAAATCATCTCAAGTTGTGAAATATAATAGATGGAACAAAGAAATTGTAGGGACAGTGTAGGAAAGAGATCAAGTCATGAAAGGAGAGAGGATTTGAGCAATGATGTGTACTTTTCTCTTAGATGCCCCAATATATTGCACAATATGGGGCATCCATTCAAGACTCAGTTCCCCAACAGCCGGTGGAATCTTCAGTTAGTCAAACCTCCCTATTTGATGTGTAATAGAGGAGGTTCATAGGACAGGCTGTGGTGGGAGGTGAGAGAAAGAGGATCAGAGGAAGAAAGAGAAGTTAAAAAATAATGATGCAGCACCAGTCAAAGATATTTCTTCGTGAACCAACAGTGAGCATGATAAAGAGGCCTGAGTTCAAATGCATCAAATTCAAGCTTCAAATAGGTTCAGCTGAAGGCCTGAAATTGcagtataaataaaataataataatttggttAAGTTTCATTGAGTTGATAGAAATCAGTCATTTAAGTTTATTTCAGCCATTAGTTAAGGCTTAATTGACTCATTATAGCAGCAGATTTTAGCAATAAATGGTAGGCAAAATTTCTTTGTTCGGCTTCCCAATATTAAAAGTAATGTTTGTGATCTATTTCTTGCCTTGTATAAGAGATAAACTTTTGTCagcaaaaatattaaaattggcATAAATTTTGGAACTTCTCCTCTAATTGGTGGTATCCCATTAAAAGTTACTTGAATTGAATAGTGGGATGCAAAATAAGTTTAATGAAaggagggtttttttttttaaaataaagaattCTGAGGGAAGGAAATTGTCTAAAACATAAAATATGCACTTACAATTTAATGGCCTGTATGTTTGTTCATGAGAAGAAATTGTTTTCCTGGTTTTATGCTCTCTTCTCATCTAATTTCATTATTCTTTTCACATCTACTTCTCTTTTGTTTGCTATCCCTAGCAAAGATAATATTTTTCATTTTGGAAGACCTTAATAAGTTTGGAAGCCATTTTCTCATTATTCCTGAATTGGAAAGGAAGGAGGTAAATAAGCCACAGGCATTCAAACTCACCTTGACATGTCAAGTGAAGAACCTTTGATCTTTCTCTTGTAGAGAAAACATAAGAAAGGAGAAAAACTATCAAATTAACTTTTCTTTGCTCAGTTCCCAACTAATAGTCTCTTGTTTTTTTTTGGCATCCAAGAGCAATCTGGAATCTTCATAATCTGGTCTTGCACATACTTTGGAGAAAAACCCACTCAATTGGGAATCTTGGTTGAGTAATTGGCTGTCAATAGCTTGCTTGCAGGTTTTTCATAATTTCCTCAAAAGTTATGGCAAAAGAGATCTTTCGAGTGTCAATAGCTTGCTTGCAGGTTTTTCATAATTTCCTCAAAAGTTTTGGCAAAAGAGATCTTTCGAGTGTCGTGTGTTCTTTGTGTATAGCTCCAATTAAAATTTACTCCAAGATTTTGCATGAATTTGCTAACATTTTTAAGTCTCAGCAAAAGTTAGAGACCACAAGATTGTCATCAAATTTATGGACGTACTTGGTTCACTTGATCACACTTCATTTTACCCTTACTATTCTAATGGGTGAGGAGTTATGACGTGTCATGGACATATAGGCATGACACTAATCCTATATCCAATAAGAAATGAATATAAATTGTATAATAACCATACACTTGTACAGTTATTGGGAGAGGTATAGATAACATAATGACCAAGGGAGTTACAACTCTGTGAACCCTGTGAATGTGCAGAGCATGCTGCAGAGTTTAGAGACGCAAAGAGGCCAGGAACTCTAGTAGACATGGAATTTGGTAACATTAGTATTTCTGACACTATAACATGAGGTGCTATGGACTATATTCCTTGTTGCATCAGTTGTATTATTAATGATATCTGATTATTTGTAAGCTAGAGCAGCGGTCATCTATTTCTCAGACCTGCAACTTATTCAGATTAAAGTTATACTAGTTCATGATAGACTATAGATTGTTAATTTTAGAGTttgattttcttttatttcaCTCTAGTATGTGTTGTCAGCTTATTTCTGGATTAGTGAACCTGCTTCACACAACAGCTTTTAACCAATAAAAAAATTTCTTGTGAAAATTCTCTTGTTGGATATAGCGGCTAGCCCAAAATGATAAGCATTATTTTGTTCTTGGATGAAACTAGTCCTCTCAATGAGAACATATGGAGACTGAAGGACATTGCCCAAATAGACAAAATGACAGGAAGGATCCATGTAGCTGATTGCAATTAGTTGGGCCTAGGGCAGGGTTAGTTGCTTTGGAGAGTATATTAAAGTTAAGCGTTGCCAATAATGCCTATAATCCTGGATGACTGATGCTAACTTCGAACTTCACTATGCAGATTCTTATCATTGTGCTAAAACATCTTATTCGTTAAATATATGCACCTACAATTTAGATCTTTTTTTGGTGGCATATGTAACGTTGTAATGCATAAAATCTTATTAatcaatgttttgatttttgaaatcaTGGACAATAAATTTAGATCCTTTGTTGGCATTTGCAGCATTGTTATTTGGTATAACACGTCTGATCTGATGTTAGCAATATTAATTGGTAGGTATGTGTCTTGTGCCATGGGGTGTCCTGTAGAAGGAACAGTGCCTCCAGAAAAGGTGGCATATGTGGCTAAAAAGCTTTATGACATGGGCTGTTCTGAAATCTCACTTGGTGATACCATCGGAGTCGGTACTCCAGGTAGGATTCGTCCATTTCTACCACATACGGTATCTGTATTTATAGTATATGCTGCCCGAGAATTAACAGCTACTACTGTCCATTTTGGCTTTTACAGAACCGTGTTATCAACATAGTATTTCATCAACAGGAACAATTAAACATGTTATGATGCCTGCTCTAGGATTACAACAAAGTGGTACTTTGCTGCTGGATGCCACTCtgacattaattttttttcttcctaatAGGGACTGTGATTCCGATGCTCAAAGCTGTAATGTCTCTCATTCCAGTAGACAAGCTTGCAGTCCATTTTCATGATACTTACGGCCAAGCGCTCTCAAACATTTTGGTTGCTCTACAAGTAAGCAAACTCCGATCCGTGTCAAGCATGGATCTAAATCCAAACGTCTGTTTGATCTTCATCTGATTTCATTCCTACGAACAGATGGGGATCAGTGTAGTCGACTCATCTGTGGCTGGCCTGGGTGGATGCCCCTACGCCAAGGGAGCTTCAGGGAACGTGGCCACCGAAGACGTAGTATACATGCTTAATGGCCTCGGCATCAAAACCAATGTGGATTTGGGCAAGCTCGTGGCTGCTGGGGACTTCATCTGCAAGCATTTGGGACGCCGGTCCGGATCAAAATCTGCCACTGCATTGAGCAGAGTCACTGCAGATGCCTCCAAGATCTAATGTAAGATGGCAGTAAGAGCACCCATTTGCTATGTTATGTTATCAACCATTGGTTACCTCCCCTAATATAGGGGTTCAGTTGGGATAATCGATCTGCTTATACCTAAATGGAAGAAATTGTCAACTTGTTTAATGTACATGAAATAAATGTTCCACAATGTCATCAGTGAACTTGGATGCCAAACTTGAACTTCAATGAAGTTATGGAAATgtttgtcttctttttcttcgATGCTTAACCTGGTATGGGATGACATTGGTGGCATACTAACTAGCCTAATTTGATCTTGATCTAACTTGCACTATGAGCCTTTGGTCTCATTTGAGGTGTATAGGATTTCTGACTTGATACATTCGATTCGATTCGACGTTTAAGTTACGACTTTGaaaataaaatagataataaGGAAGGGATAGATCTCATAAATCATGATTGTGTTTGTTTATAATAATTGACTTTTTATTCCGTATACAGAAATTATTAGAAGAATATTTTTTGTTTGGGTTTCAAGCAATATGGCATGTTGGGTGATTTGATTACTTTGTTCATTTGGATGCTACGTATGGAGTTATTAttggagataaatatttttttatcattaacaaaacaGGTATAGTGATTTATTACAGGAATTGAAGGAAGTAAAATGAGACCTAAGAAAGCTCGATAACGGGAAAGGATCTATACGACAATCCTAAATAGTTAAAATTTTACGACTTTGATATAAATGATTAGACTTCAAAATGGCTCTGTCGAATGTGCTTTATATAGTACTACTACATCCATGCACGTGCTTCATTTAATGCGAGGAAGGGAGCCGCAGGACATGCGAA is from Musa acuminata AAA Group cultivar baxijiao chromosome BXJ3-8, Cavendish_Baxijiao_AAA, whole genome shotgun sequence and encodes:
- the LOC135644103 gene encoding transcription factor bHLH106-like, with translation MYPTLSASRGGRDQAAMSNGLPAYFVSSFYPHMEMEMEMEMSGDAIDATPMDRALAATRNHREAERRRRERIKSHLDRLRSILACDPKTDKASLLAKVVERMKDLKQRTEEIADTQFFPTETDEIVVLPSSAPISGQRSTFEASLCCEDRSDLLPELIETLRSLHLKTLRAEIATLGGRVRNVLILAKDEEAYEDADDDDDDDGDSGGAFLRDALKALVDRSLPAERCKRRRLVDRNPS
- the LOC135644372 gene encoding uncharacterized protein LOC135644372 isoform X1 encodes the protein MGFDNIPKLSVMGRIQHCSSSACRHRVDEMETSNCLTKGRMCSSLNSCTYVLLQPNEEYDWRRQPRDIFSRDLLIWNMLHTDKSQFIFSSVCDSQHLHDPQYKSSCNDMEIGGVASKFFGFMPKFVKIVEVGPRDGLQNEKLTIPAAIKVQLIQKLVSSGLSVIEATSFVSPKWVPQLADAKDVMQAIHVVHGVKFPVLTPNLKGFEAAIASGAKEVVIFASASESFSKSNINCTIEESLTRYHEVVVAAKGLAIPVRGYVSCAMGCPVEGTVPPEKVAYVAKKLYDMGCSEISLGDTIGVGTPGTVIPMLKAVMSLIPVDKLAVHFHDTYGQALSNILVALQMGISVVDSSVAGLGGCPYAKGASGNVATEDVVYMLNGLGIKTNVDLGKLVAAGDFICKHLGRRSGSKSATALSRVTADASKI
- the LOC135644372 gene encoding uncharacterized protein LOC135644372 isoform X2; protein product: METSNCLTKGRMCSSLNSCTYVLLQPNEEYDWRRQPRDIFSRDLLIWNMLHTDKSQFIFSSVCDSQHLHDPQYKSSCNDMEIGGVASKFFGFMPKFVKIVEVGPRDGLQNEKLTIPAAIKVQLIQKLVSSGLSVIEATSFVSPKWVPQLADAKDVMQAIHVVHGVKFPVLTPNLKGFEAAIASGAKEVVIFASASESFSKSNINCTIEESLTRYHEVVVAAKGLAIPVRGYVSCAMGCPVEGTVPPEKVAYVAKKLYDMGCSEISLGDTIGVGTPGTVIPMLKAVMSLIPVDKLAVHFHDTYGQALSNILVALQMGISVVDSSVAGLGGCPYAKGASGNVATEDVVYMLNGLGIKTNVDLGKLVAAGDFICKHLGRRSGSKSATALSRVTADASKI
- the LOC135644372 gene encoding hydroxymethylglutaryl-CoA lyase, mitochondrial-like isoform X3, whose amino-acid sequence is MLHTDKSQFIFSSVCDSQHLHDPQYKSSCNDMEIGGVASKFFGFMPKFVKIVEVGPRDGLQNEKLTIPAAIKVQLIQKLVSSGLSVIEATSFVSPKWVPQLADAKDVMQAIHVVHGVKFPVLTPNLKGFEAAIASGAKEVVIFASASESFSKSNINCTIEESLTRYHEVVVAAKGLAIPVRGYVSCAMGCPVEGTVPPEKVAYVAKKLYDMGCSEISLGDTIGVGTPGTVIPMLKAVMSLIPVDKLAVHFHDTYGQALSNILVALQMGISVVDSSVAGLGGCPYAKGASGNVATEDVVYMLNGLGIKTNVDLGKLVAAGDFICKHLGRRSGSKSATALSRVTADASKI